In one window of Dyella thiooxydans DNA:
- the hisS gene encoding histidine--tRNA ligase has translation MALTPARTMPGVLELLPLDQIAFQRMLDTIRRNYERFGFLPVETPVIEYSDVLLTKTGGETERQVYFVQSTGALQSEKSAEGVPELALRFDLTVPLARYVAEHERELSFPFRRYQMQRVYRGERAQRGRFREFYQCDIDVIGKDSLSVRYDAEVPAVIYSVFRELDIGPFTIQLNNRKLMRGFFEKLGIADAEQQMLVLREVDKLDKRGEGYVRDTLTGEGFGLSAEVAQQILDFVQVRSSSLQDAYDKLDALGEGPEAMELGRAELKEVLGLIHAFGVPETHYALNLSIARGLDYYTGTVYETTLNDHPQIGSICSGGRYENLAGQYTKSHLPGVGISIGLTRLYWQLRDAGLIDTAQSTVDVLVTQMDPAQLPAYLAVANELRSAGIATEVVLEAGKLGKQFKYADRAGIRFVLVLGEDELAKGVVTVKDLRREDQFEVARSELIKTLRVELEQAAVMG, from the coding sequence ATGGCGCTTACCCCGGCCCGCACCATGCCCGGCGTGCTCGAGCTGTTGCCGCTCGACCAGATCGCGTTCCAGCGCATGCTGGACACGATCCGCCGCAACTACGAGCGCTTCGGCTTCCTGCCGGTGGAAACGCCGGTGATCGAATACTCCGACGTGTTGCTGACCAAGACCGGCGGCGAGACCGAGCGCCAGGTGTACTTCGTGCAGTCCACCGGAGCGCTGCAGTCGGAGAAGTCCGCCGAGGGCGTGCCTGAACTGGCGCTGCGTTTCGACCTCACCGTACCGCTGGCCCGCTACGTGGCCGAGCACGAGCGCGAGTTGAGCTTCCCGTTCCGCCGCTACCAGATGCAGCGCGTGTACCGCGGCGAGCGCGCCCAGCGCGGCCGCTTCCGCGAGTTCTACCAGTGCGACATCGACGTGATCGGCAAGGACAGCCTGTCGGTGCGCTACGACGCCGAGGTGCCGGCGGTGATCTACAGCGTGTTCCGCGAGCTGGACATCGGCCCGTTCACCATCCAGCTCAACAACCGCAAGCTGATGCGCGGCTTCTTCGAGAAGCTGGGCATCGCCGACGCCGAGCAGCAGATGCTGGTGCTGCGCGAGGTGGACAAGCTGGACAAGCGCGGCGAGGGCTACGTGCGCGACACGCTGACCGGCGAGGGCTTCGGTCTGTCGGCCGAAGTGGCGCAGCAGATCCTGGATTTCGTGCAGGTGCGCTCCAGCTCGCTGCAGGACGCCTACGACAAGCTCGACGCGCTGGGCGAGGGCCCGGAGGCGATGGAGCTCGGTCGCGCCGAGCTGAAGGAGGTGCTGGGCCTGATCCACGCCTTCGGCGTGCCGGAGACGCACTACGCGCTCAACCTGTCGATCGCGCGCGGCCTGGACTACTACACCGGCACCGTCTACGAGACCACGCTCAACGACCACCCGCAGATCGGCTCGATCTGCTCCGGCGGCCGCTACGAGAACCTGGCCGGCCAGTACACCAAGTCGCACCTGCCGGGCGTGGGCATCTCGATCGGCCTGACCCGCCTGTACTGGCAGCTGCGCGACGCCGGCCTGATCGACACCGCGCAGAGCACGGTGGATGTGCTGGTGACCCAGATGGACCCGGCGCAGCTGCCGGCCTACCTGGCGGTGGCCAACGAACTGCGCAGCGCCGGCATCGCCACCGAAGTGGTGTTGGAGGCCGGCAAGCTGGGCAAGCAGTTCAAGTACGCCGACCGCGCCGGCATCCGCTTCGTGCTGGTGCTGGGCGAGGACGAGCTGGCCAAGGGCGTGGTGACGGTGAAGGACCTGCGTCGCGAGGACCAGTTCGAGGTGGCGCGCAGCGAGCTGATCAAGACCCTGCGGGTGGAGCTGGAACAGGCGGCCGTCATGGGCTGA